Genomic window (Branchiostoma lanceolatum isolate klBraLanc5 chromosome 13, klBraLanc5.hap2, whole genome shotgun sequence):
GAAGCCCGGTGAAGAAGAGCGGGGACGCCGCCGGGGCCGAGAAGTCGGACAAGCAAAAGAGGAAGGTCCGTCAGCTTCttacctgtttttttcttcatacttTGTACTGACTTTTCTTAGCCCTGAAGATTTTCTTTCTACTTCACATAGATCAGTagccctcttattcaattttctgTGATGCAGTAAAAGTATACTACACATTTGTGACCAAGTAAAATTGACTTCTGTCATTTTCCAGTGGCGGTTATTTCTTTAAGTTTGCTAatattgtcatgttttcttataTGTATAGCCTATATGATATATATGGCGTCGTCCATTTTCTATCAAAACTATAAAGCGCTGCTAAAGGCGATGACAAAACTGTAGATATATACTAGATATCAATATCTCTGCCTAGTTAACTCTGGTTAATGCCATGTAAGTGTTTTAGCCAAAACtatcaatgttttgaaaattcttcCATGTGTTCAACCGTTTTTTTACGACCCTACCCTCATCGTTCTGTTTCAAGCTGCTTATTGACGTCATGGAACAACTCCGGACGCTGGGTCCCAGGAAGAAACAACTGCAGCTGGGCATGCCCTCGGGTAGGTATTTATATTTACATTATTACATAAACCTGTAATTACATCTTAGGAGTGACTTTATCTCCAACAAGATGTGTGGATGGATGAAAAATCGTTAAGTTTTTTTTGGATTcctaatttttttctgacatgcAATCACCTGTTCAATTTCTTTATGTCCCGATTTGCACACAAGATTTCGGattcgactcggggctgtgtgtgaggagctttgggctgttCAAGTAGAGTTTACCTActagaaaaagcatcatgcttcacttcaGTTAAGGATCATGacttctttaccttttttaccaGCTGACTGTGGCTACGAGTGTGAGACGAACTACACCTACTACTCCAGCTGTATCCCGCAAGACTGGGTGTGCGACGGAGCGGAGGACTGTAACAACGGGGAGGACGAGTTACACTGCCGGGGAGGTGGGAAAAACTTCTGATTCATTTACCAAAATTTGCATTaaatcataatctccaagcagtggCAAAagccgtatccaactggcaaaagaacTCGATTAAAACTCGTGGCGATTACAAttattttgccagttggattcggtctttgccactgatagatcggCTCGGATCATTCAATCACTGTAGATGGTATATCAATATTTTGTAAGGTAACGTGTTCTAAGCGAGTATTAGTCATTTGACCCTTACGAAGGCTGTACAAGAGAAGATCAAAATTCGGCAGATTATTCTTCATTATGTTGAATGTCTAGATCTGTCTCAAATATTTTCTCACCCTAAACAtttcttcaccgcaaactttatTATGAGGAAGCTACTTCAGCAAAATTACAAGGTAGGCCGAATAAAAATACTAACGATGATTAAAAGcaagttattgattgattgattgattgatcgatcgattcGATGATAGATCTTTTTAAACTGCGATTAAGATTAAGATTGCGGTGCGTGTAACTTGGTGAGGGACTTGTACATCTGATGTACATGCTGCAGTATTCAATCAAGCCGTTAGACGTCTTTGAACCGCGCCGTGTGACCAcgtacacatttacatgtagctcGTCTCTTTCAGGGCTTAGGCAGTACGATATGTTTGAAGTAAGAATAATGCACTTTTATTACCAGGGTCGGGGCATGATGGAGGGCCGCTGCCGGAACCCGGTGGAAATCCGGAACATTCCGCATTCCCCGAACACGGCGGAAATCCGGAACCTCCCGCACCAGTTCCGGAACACGGCGGATATCCGGAACCTCCCGCATTCCCGGAACACGGCGGAAATCCGGAACCCAACGGAGACCCAGCTGATCCATCCATGTTGGGTAAGACGTCCACCGATGCAGCTTTAGAATCATACCCTTTTAAGATATATTCTGACCATATACTCTCTCAAATCTTCATTGAACTGTTTTCTTGTATAAATTGATTGcgcgcgtgtttgtgtgtgtctgtctgtacctgtttttctgtgtgtgtctctctgtgtgtgtttgtgtgtatgtgtgtgtgcatgtgtgtgtgtgtgcgtgtgtgtgtgtatgtgcttgtgtgtgtgtggggggggggttgttcgtttgttcgttcgtttgtttgtttgtttgtaaaatgATTGGTATATTCTTGGAACCCGTGCGAACTTTGTACGCGTCCTCATATTCAgtttcaattcatttcattatCTAAGCGTACCATCCGGACAACTGCACGTTCCTGTGTGACAACGACATGAACAGATACTGCATTCCGGACCACTGGGAGTGTGACGACTTTCCGGATTGCCGTGACGGAAGCGACGAGCTCCACTGTGACGGATTCGGAGGTGAATTTACTCTCGATCAACTTCAGTctccattttttttcatcaatggaattcgttgagcgctctgtcaaatcgcgaGGTTGCTAACTTGCCGCGGGTGATATGTGTGCAGGCAATTAATTAGATGCGCTCAATTGCCTTGTTCAACCATTACTGTAGTATAATAAATTTCTTCTTCAATGTACACTGTAGGACATCACGCCATTTTCGAGCAGATGGATCTCTTGGGACCAGAAAAAGGTAAGAACTAAATTTGTCGCCAGAGGACGGTAGGACCTGTTTTTGTCAGCTTATCGACGATTTACATCAAATTCCCCAACTCGAGTGCTTTACTACTTACACCCAATGttgagatgtttttttttttacttctgcgTCTTGTTTATACCGtctttgtacaatgtagttattCTTGTGTCTACTTTTTTCGTCTTTTTTTGTAGACGTCCCCGTGTTTGTTGCGCTCCTTGGTTCCGTGTCATCCTTACCGATGTCCGACCTGATGGCAATGCTGAATGGTGTGTATAAACTGTAATATGAGCAAGCCAACTTAAAGAATACTAGTTGTAGTACATTTGTAGCGCGTGGGCACGGTTCAAGAGAGACGCTATACGGCGGACTGCAGTACTACAACCTCGCCCTTTATAATTATAGTGCTTCAAAGTGACGCTAATGAAATTATACCCTGGTATCGGTCCGTCTCCACCTTCCACTGGTATCCTACGTTCTGAAAAGTGTCCTTTAGCAGCAGTAAAGCTTCTTACCGCTTTTATAACCCCTCTGACCCTTGTTTCTAGCCGTCGCCGATGAAAACAGCAGAGCGACATACAGCTAGCGCGACACgcacggttcaaaagagacaccctACGGCCGACTGAAGTACTGCAACCAGCGTTTTTAGCAATCTCGTTTAGTTACGCAGTTTGTAGTGCCACGAAGTACCCGCAGTGACACAAAATTATCACATGAGCTCGCGATACTGCACAAAGTCATCCTTTACGTGCAAGGAAGAGAATTACAGGAAAGTCTATAATAGACTTTCCTGTGTTTTAGATCGACAGTCTGTCATACTTTGCTGCATAATCAGGTTTTTAGCTCGATAATCAGGAcaccatgttgatgatgatgatggtgagcCAGGATACCGGGACCGGTTCTGAGAGGTCAAAGATTAAAAGCGTTCGGTGTCCTGATTATCGAGCTAAAAACCTGATTATGCAGCAAAGTATGACAGACTGTCGATCTACAACACAATAGACTTTCCTGTAATTCTCTTCCTTGCACGTAAAGGATGACTTTGTGCAGTATCGCGAGCTTGTGTGATAATTTTGTGTCACTGCGGGTACTTCGTGGCACTACAAACTGCGTAATTAAACGAGATTGCTAAAAATGCTGGCTGCAGTACTTCAGTCCGCCCTAGGGTGACTCTTTTGAACCGTGCATGTCGCGCTGCTGTTTGCATCGGCGACGGCTAGAAACAAGGGTAAAACAGAGGCTATAAAAGCGGTAAAAGTTTTTTTGCTGCTAAAGAACACTTTTCAGAACGTACGATAACAGTGGAAGGTGGGGACGGACCGATACCAGGCTATAAGATCATTAGAGTCACTTAAAAGCACTGCAGCAGATCTAGTATATCATCGACTGTCGATCTAAAACGCAAAGCCGCGGCAAAAGGACATTACTGCAAGCAATAACGTCCTTCTTCGCACCAAAAAGAGGGCTGAATACAGTGTTGCGGGCTTGCGTGATCATTTTCTGCCGTTGTTGGTTACATAGGGCACTGCACTGCAACTGCGTAGCTACGCGAGTCTGCTAGGAGCACTGGGTGCAGTACTTCTGTCAGCCGTAtagtgtctcttttgaaccgtgcGCTCTGTGTGTTGGTCGCGGTAGCTGTTTCCATCGTAGACGACTGAAAACAAGAGTCCAGCAGTATCTTGTTTGTGTGCTCATCAGCTTTTCTTTGGGGCACTGTTAACTGCGTAGATTAGCAAGTTTTCCACGAGCTCTtattgcagtacttcagtcagccgcagtgtgtctcttttgaaccgtgcCGACTGTAAGGATGAAACTTCACGAGGTTCATTTCTTCGAATAAGGAACCTAGTTGGCGAGCCAGGCTGAACAAAAGTTTTATCGATAATCAAAAGAACGTAATTGATTGACTAATCGATTGATTGACTAATTGCGGTTGACTAATtgcgattgattgattgaaacaaACTGCATTGGTGGTATGATGAGGGACTAATTGATCTAATGTACCTGTTGCATTATTCAATCGAGCCGTTAGACGTCTAGTCTCTTTTGAACCGCACGGCGTGGCCATGTAGCTTGCGCGATCGTTTCTTTCAAGGTATAGTAcaatagaagtaagaaaaatgtacttttatcATCAGGGTCTAAGCATGGCGGAGGGGCATTGCCAGATGATTCCGACATGCATGACGAGTTCCCAGAACCTCACGGAATCCCTGAACCCCGGCACGTGGACTCAGCTGATCCAGACAGGTTTGGTAAGTCGTCTATCGATGACGCGCTAGCGTCTGCTAATGCTTTTGTAAATCTTGTGCTTAATTCATCTCCTTTGTGATCTTCAAATTTCAATGCGCAATTTTTATCTGTAACCCATATTGTATACATTAGATGCCAAGCAATTTCATAATTAatctatgtgtgtttttgttatatGTAGCATTGTTTCTTTCATACCTAGGTTACTGTATTGTTCGCGTACTGTTAGTGTCTCATATTtcgatacatgttttttttcttctgtttagtGATGCCGCTTGAATAAGCTGCGTGTTTTGCTTAAGTGCGGTATCactttgtgttgtttttgtgttaaaatgataatttaaaaaaagaggAAAGGAATCACACCCTCTTAATAATATTAAGAGCGCCAGACAGTTGCAAAATGTCATATGAAAGTCTATGTGTTCATCTAATAGCTTTCTTAACATCAGTGAGTGCGAGCAGTGAGCACCTGAGTAGGAAAATACCTATGGGCACGACAATGAACATTGTGCACACATTAAACACCCTTTGAGAGAGTTATACCGTGGCACTCACAATGCTAATCTGTAAAACTTGTGATTTTGTCAATGTCATAGATGGTAGGACGTACGGAGGGCCTTACAGCTACATCGCCAAGAAGTCTGCCCAGGCGAAGAAGTCCGCTAACCTGGCCGCCAATGAACTGAAAATGGCTGCTGCAGAGAAGAAGGCTGAACTTCAACAGCTTCTCCGCGAGGGGGCGCCCCATGGTCAGCCAAACGGGGAAGCCGTCCTCGCGCATGCCCAGAAGCAGGCGAGGAAGTGGTTCAACTCCAAAGTGCGAAGCGTCGTCTCCATGGTGAAGACCTACAACAACGCGGCACGTGACCTGGCCAACCTGAAGTACAAAGCTGAGGCACCGAAGATATAAACACCGAACtttcaaaagaaaaatgaacaGAACAGACACATTCGTAACCTCACGTGTCCGTCCAGTTCGTTCACTTGCTATCATCATATGGAATTGAAAACGACATGGCAACGACTTTTGATGCACACTTTTATATCCTAGTCGATTTCTGTTAACGTAAAACTGTTTGTgcttgtgtatatatatatatgtatatgtgtgtgtgtgcgcatgtgtgtttgcgtgtgtgtacgtgtgtacgcGTGAGTTTATAGTAGAACCCCTTCTTtctcaataaagtttttctatCAGCTTCATCAGTTCTTTTTGGTGTTGTTGTTCTTGATGTTGACTGAAAAGCAGCACTTACAGGAATTACACTCCCGAGTACTTCAATTGGTAAAATGCGACTGAAACATATCATTAAGAGTTGTGACCTAATGccccatttgtttgtttgtgaaatgtctTTTAAATGCGACCATTTGAAATTAAGAGGGACGATGATTAAAAAATATCGTCCCTTATAATTTCAAATGGTCGTATTTTGGAAACCTAGAAAAAAGTCCAAGAGAAGCGTTTTAGAGTTAGATTGTGAGCTTCCATACTAAATGAgagtcatctgcaaacgtgtttgacagtacgtcaaacataccgcgacgttatgtgtgtattaggtaccatagtgaacttaaggttagaggtcagaaagttcaggtttgttgacgttaagcccaggtgagtccgcagacgtgtgttacctgACATGTGTACGTCTCAGACAGGATTTCTCGATTCCGCGTTTTTTTCGGTGCAAGTTTAGAGGACCAGGTATGCAGGtatgtatcttgttgttccgGTTACGTCGATACATCGAGAGCAATGGAATGCTAATGCAATGTCAGTTGttgtggatgtcttattttgtatgtttagaacGATTTGTGGTTGTCCGCCTTTACGTTTCAAGGATGTGCGGCGCCTTTTTAATACCAGAACAGTTACTGGCTCGTTTCGTAAATACATCATGAGGCAGGGGAGaggagtttgttgttcttctactgttgttttaattgttctatcatcatcatctggtcgtgaagaTGTCACGGATGTTTAATGTTTAATTATTGTTTAATGTCAGTagtaaatgatgtataaaaGTATGGTAAGGTGAGTTAAAGTTCCTTTCCCCAGTTTCTGCAGTTCTGGTCGCCGAGCTTGTCCGGCATCTTCCTTCTGCTGGGGGACCGGTGCAGGAGTTCGAAGAATcacagagccgacatcttcctcctgctgcggggaccagtgcagaagctcatcggagtccattttacagatgtaaaaacatacaaataccGTATTTCTATGATCTTACAACTGTAAATTGAATTCCCATGAGCTTCATACGGTATAAATATACCTGTCACTATTTCttatggaaacttgaatatgagtacTTAGGAAAAAATTCGGtaaaaagtactgtaaaatcttcataatATACCagaataataatatatatagtcaaccttaatgacgatcacctgtgttacagaagctcatcaacataatttacccaaatggtctattttgtgttaagaccacaagtgaaatatacatcctgtggaagtaGTCATTGAATTGGCATGAATCATAGTGTAGAGTGACAAGTCAGTATGTACTAGTGTCATAACGGAAAAATTTCATAAGTTAATCATGTGTATATATGCatatctaaataaataaatagatatatttttaatcttattgtaagtagagttatccgttctgctgttattgttagaaacctcgcaaggtggccatgctttgcatgcactgtaatcaacttgtgtgtattcagtaaacatttggatgttgaggtgtagaagcgttacaaataacaaaatatcaaatgttaactgaaataaggtttACTTTTATATCTTAACTGATAGTGTGAATGTATATAAGCGCAAGAGAGTTAGTTTCAATATACACTTTcgacgttgttcctttgtcagatttctggcagtagcatttatgacagaatgagattcagtagatgtgtttgtattaccttcttttcttgtttatgtctaaagtattgaataaagaatacttttctttgaactgtttctttgtttttgcttaaatgtcttttttatcctcacgtcagctactgggcctccggagtttgcctacgatcaaattgattgatagatgtcctgaccagtcttcatagtttctcaataagtcaattatTATATTCAGATTAATcacactcacctgtgttacaggtgttcatgaacataatttacccaaatggccttttcggtgtccaaaccacgaacgaaagatgcttgctcttaaggtagtgtaaagatttgcgggggtgtaggtggggctggggaaaccaaacaGGGGTTTGCAGTAACAGATTAGAATTTGCATACAATATCAAACCttgtattgaggggagggcaagaagagtctgggaaattgtgggaaaataaagTTATAGCGACGAAATTTTACAATAGTTGTGTTTTTCCAGTGTAATTCTGAcataatgcgacatcgtgttacgtgacgtcttgcgacacagcctggcgtggccagaccggccttaaAGGGCACCACGGAGGGCCCCAgatttttgagacactaagttcccagacagagaactagtgatctcctaagccatagaacagctcagctcagccgtccaaggctcgcacatgccagcccaCTTGGGATGGCATCTTCTCCCACAGCGGGAGGCCTGTCGTTCCATGGAACGGCATAACTCGAAAttatcttgcctgaagcccagGGTAGCTCTGaagaattttcatttgtggtcctacaactgaaacgtttgaaaaagtacgtttgattcctccccgatatacgggttaatttatatatatttggacATCGTTGAAACATATAATGTTTTtacgtataacaatcatgcctgttgttgtcttgctccgatatatcacttaatctggagcagacatagccatttgggtaaattatgataatgcacCTTAATGGCATGCTGATTTTGGGGGAACTCACCTCAATTTGAGTTGGTTCTGGCGGGTTACACAGGGCCATACTTAGCTTTTAAGTCACGGCCCTGTCTTCCATACATGATGCAAAAGAAATTCATctttttaggtagcatctagaggaaaatttca
Coding sequences:
- the LOC136447447 gene encoding uncharacterized protein: MICADIYTSASSLAKVFSFLQNLAKNCKLLSSHDQRTNLFLVTMFQVCGTTMRWFVVALSVVVLVIHGLEGSPVKKSGDAAGAEKSDKQKRKLLIDVMEQLRTLGPRKKQLQLGMPSADCGYECETNYTYYSSCIPQDWVCDGAEDCNNGEDELHCRGGSGHDGGPLPEPGGNPEHSAFPEHGGNPEPPAPVPEHGGYPEPPAFPEHGGNPEPNGDPADPSMLAYHPDNCTFLCDNDMNRYCIPDHWECDDFPDCRDGSDELHCDGFGGEFTLDQLQSPFFFINGIR